A single window of Flavobacterium sp. 140616W15 DNA harbors:
- a CDS encoding glycoside hydrolase family 125 protein, with translation MQSRRKFIKNTGIFSAGLLALQTDVFGMQSDAFNFALKDFITKRPPLAERKFTSKAIEAAIVRIKKQIANPELAWLFENCFPNTLDTTVDFEIIDGKPDTYVITGDIDAMWLRDSTAQIWPYIPFIKEDKKLAELVKGVINRQTKCILLDPYANAFYKDFNQVSEWKNDMTKMQPGIHERKWEIDSLCYPIRLAHGYWKETGDISLFDSKWKEAMLLVLQTFKEQQRWTDKGPYNFQRVTAWATDGVPLSGYGYPVKPCGLIVSTFRPSDDSTLFGYLIPSNMFAIEVLGYLQEIFSLPALKDNDLVAKAKELQGQVQKGLEENGIIEHPKFGKIIAFEVNGYGSFHMMDDANVPSLLSLPYLGAIEPDSPLYLNTRKVVLSDNNPFFYKGKAGEGVGGPHTGTDTIWPMSIVLRAITSVDEKEIKACISNLIKTNADTGFMHESFHKDDVTKFTRKWFAWANTLFGEMIVHTSIHYPQILKDKNI, from the coding sequence ATGCAATCACGTAGAAAATTTATAAAAAATACAGGAATTTTTTCAGCAGGATTATTGGCACTCCAAACAGATGTTTTCGGAATGCAATCGGATGCGTTCAATTTTGCACTAAAAGATTTTATTACTAAAAGACCACCATTAGCCGAAAGAAAATTTACAAGTAAAGCAATTGAGGCAGCAATTGTAAGAATCAAAAAACAAATAGCAAACCCAGAATTGGCTTGGTTATTTGAGAATTGCTTTCCTAATACATTAGATACAACTGTTGATTTTGAAATCATCGATGGTAAACCAGATACTTATGTAATTACAGGAGATATTGATGCGATGTGGCTAAGAGATAGTACAGCACAAATTTGGCCATATATCCCGTTTATAAAGGAAGATAAAAAACTAGCTGAATTGGTTAAAGGAGTAATCAACCGCCAAACAAAATGTATTTTATTAGATCCTTATGCAAATGCTTTTTACAAAGATTTTAATCAGGTAAGCGAATGGAAGAACGACATGACCAAAATGCAACCAGGTATTCACGAGCGCAAATGGGAAATTGACAGTTTATGTTATCCAATAAGACTGGCACACGGATATTGGAAAGAAACGGGAGATATAAGTTTGTTTGACAGTAAGTGGAAAGAAGCGATGCTTTTGGTACTGCAAACTTTTAAAGAACAACAACGATGGACGGATAAAGGGCCATACAATTTCCAGAGAGTAACAGCTTGGGCTACCGATGGAGTACCATTAAGCGGTTATGGATATCCTGTAAAACCATGCGGATTGATTGTTTCGACTTTTAGACCAAGTGATGATAGTACGTTATTTGGATATTTGATTCCGAGTAATATGTTTGCCATCGAAGTACTTGGATATCTTCAGGAAATTTTCTCTTTGCCAGCATTAAAAGACAATGATTTAGTTGCTAAAGCAAAAGAATTACAGGGGCAAGTTCAGAAAGGATTAGAAGAAAATGGAATCATCGAACATCCAAAATTCGGAAAAATTATTGCTTTTGAAGTTAATGGATATGGAAGTTTCCATATGATGGATGATGCTAATGTTCCCTCATTATTATCATTGCCGTATTTAGGAGCTATTGAGCCAGATAGTCCATTATATTTGAATACACGTAAAGTAGTACTTTCAGACAATAATCCGTTTTTCTACAAAGGAAAAGCAGGAGAAGGCGTAGGAGGACCACATACTGGAACAGATACCATCTGGCCTATGAGTATAGTTTTGAGAGCGATTACTAGTGTTGATGAAAAGGAGATAAAAGCATGTATTAGCAATTTAATAAAAACAAATGCCGATACAGGATTTATGCACGAGTCATTTCATAAAGATGATGTTACCAAGTTTACCCGAAAATGGTTTGCTTGGGCAAATACATTGTTTGGAGAAATGATAGTACATACCAGTATCCATTATCCTCAGATTTTAAAAGATAAAAATATCTAA
- a CDS encoding GH92 family glycosyl hydrolase, producing the protein MKIKSLIFLGVLQCCIFVNAQVKTLDPVEYVNPLMGTQSLHSLSNGNTYPAICRPWGMNFWTPQTGKMGDGWAYVYTAEKIRGFKQTHQPSPWMNDYGQFSIMPVTGKLTFTEDERGSWFSHKAEVSKPYYYSVYLADYDVTTEITATERAAHFQITFPENEQSSIVIDAFDKGSYIKIIPSENKIIGYTTRNSGGVPENFKNYFVLQFDKPFSTNYTWHDKVLEKDKLELKDNHVGAIVGFKTKKGEKVNVKVSSSFISIEQAELNLKSELGKATFDETVTESKQEWNKILGKLTVEGGSDEQLKTFYSCLYRTVCFPQKQYEIDGKGEIVHYSPYNGKVLPGYMYAGTGFWDTFRALYPLLNLVYPSINKEMQEGLINDYKEGGFLPEWSSPGFRNVMVGNNSASVVSDAYIKGLRGYDINKLYEALLHGANNEGPIEAVGRKGVAYYNTLGYVPYDVKINENAARTLEYAYDDFTIWKLAKALNRPKKEISLFEKRMMNYKNLYNPSIGLMSGRNKDGSFPKNFNPFKWGDAFTEGNAWHYSWSVFHDINGLIDLMGGEKKFTAKLDAVFTTPPVFDDSYYGAVIHEIREMQIMNMGQYAHGNQPIQHMIYLYNYAGEPWKTQYWSREVMNRLYKPTPDGYCGDEDNGQTSAWYVFSAMGFYPVCPGTDEYVLGAPLFKKVTLQLENGKQLIINAPNNSETNKYVQDLKWNNATHTKNYINHFDVLKGGELNFDMNSKPNLQRGTSASAYPYSYSTSK; encoded by the coding sequence ATGAAAATAAAGAGTTTAATTTTTTTAGGAGTATTACAATGTTGCATTTTTGTAAATGCACAAGTTAAAACCTTAGATCCAGTAGAATATGTAAATCCATTAATGGGAACACAATCTTTACATAGTCTTTCTAACGGAAATACCTATCCTGCAATTTGCCGACCATGGGGAATGAACTTTTGGACACCACAAACTGGAAAAATGGGTGACGGATGGGCGTATGTTTATACAGCCGAAAAGATAAGAGGATTCAAGCAAACACATCAGCCTTCGCCTTGGATGAATGATTATGGACAATTTTCGATCATGCCAGTAACAGGGAAACTAACTTTTACAGAAGACGAAAGAGGAAGTTGGTTTAGTCATAAAGCAGAGGTTTCAAAGCCCTATTACTATAGTGTATATTTAGCCGATTATGATGTAACGACCGAAATTACAGCAACAGAAAGAGCAGCACATTTTCAGATTACATTTCCAGAAAATGAACAATCTTCTATCGTAATTGACGCATTTGATAAAGGATCTTATATTAAAATAATTCCATCAGAGAATAAGATTATAGGTTATACAACTCGTAATAGTGGTGGTGTTCCAGAGAATTTTAAGAACTATTTTGTATTGCAATTCGATAAACCGTTTTCTACAAATTATACATGGCATGATAAAGTTCTGGAAAAAGACAAACTAGAATTAAAAGACAATCATGTAGGCGCAATAGTTGGTTTTAAAACTAAAAAAGGAGAGAAGGTAAATGTAAAAGTATCATCATCATTTATTAGCATAGAACAAGCAGAACTGAATTTGAAGAGCGAGTTAGGAAAAGCAACTTTTGATGAAACAGTAACGGAATCAAAACAAGAATGGAACAAAATTTTAGGAAAACTAACAGTAGAAGGAGGTAGCGACGAACAGTTAAAAACGTTTTATTCTTGTTTATACCGCACTGTTTGTTTTCCACAGAAACAATACGAGATAGATGGCAAGGGAGAAATTGTGCATTATAGCCCTTATAATGGTAAAGTATTACCAGGATATATGTATGCAGGAACAGGTTTTTGGGATACATTCCGTGCCTTATATCCATTACTTAATTTAGTTTACCCTTCTATAAACAAAGAAATGCAAGAGGGGTTAATCAACGATTACAAAGAAGGTGGGTTTTTGCCAGAATGGTCAAGTCCAGGATTCAGAAATGTAATGGTTGGAAATAATTCGGCATCTGTTGTGTCTGATGCTTATATCAAAGGATTACGAGGATATGATATCAATAAATTATACGAAGCTTTACTGCATGGAGCCAATAACGAAGGTCCGATTGAAGCAGTAGGAAGAAAAGGAGTTGCATATTACAATACTTTAGGCTATGTACCTTATGATGTTAAGATTAACGAAAATGCAGCTAGAACACTAGAATATGCCTACGATGATTTTACCATTTGGAAATTGGCGAAAGCCTTAAACCGCCCCAAAAAAGAAATCAGTTTGTTCGAGAAACGAATGATGAATTATAAGAATCTATATAACCCATCCATCGGATTAATGAGCGGAAGAAATAAAGATGGAAGTTTCCCGAAAAATTTCAATCCGTTTAAATGGGGAGATGCATTTACGGAAGGGAATGCATGGCATTACAGCTGGAGTGTTTTTCATGACATAAATGGTTTAATAGACTTAATGGGTGGAGAGAAAAAATTCACGGCTAAATTAGATGCCGTATTCACCACTCCACCAGTTTTTGACGATAGTTATTACGGGGCAGTTATTCATGAAATCCGCGAAATGCAAATCATGAATATGGGACAATATGCACATGGAAACCAACCCATTCAGCACATGATTTATTTGTATAATTATGCGGGGGAACCTTGGAAAACACAATATTGGTCTCGTGAAGTAATGAATCGTTTGTACAAGCCAACTCCAGATGGATATTGTGGAGATGAGGATAACGGACAAACATCGGCTTGGTATGTGTTTTCTGCGATGGGATTCTATCCAGTTTGCCCGGGTACAGACGAATATGTTCTGGGAGCACCATTATTTAAAAAAGTAACATTACAGTTAGAAAACGGAAAGCAGCTTATTATAAACGCTCCAAATAATTCAGAAACGAATAAATATGTTCAGGATTTAAAATGGAATAATGCAACTCATACCAAAAATTATATCAATCATTTTGACGTACTAAAAGGTGGCGAATTAAATTTTGATATGAACAGCAAACCTAATTTACAAAGAGGAACTTCAGCAAGTGCCTATCCATATTCTTATTCAACTTCAAAATAA
- a CDS encoding GH92 family glycosyl hydrolase, producing MFKKYNKIAFSGIIALNLFFANPAISQEKKAKQSSIDYTKYVDPLIGSAGHGHVFVGANVPFGAVQLGPVNVFEGWDWCSGYNYASNTILGFTHTHLSGTGIGDLNDILLLPVSGKVPLTKGTKEDMVTGYGSYFSHKNEVSKAGYYSVLLDKYKIKAELTASERVGFHKYTFNTTTDNHVLLDLADGVGWDKPVKTFIKKINETTLVGYRYSTGWAADQRIFFTIEFSEPITNMALYDNTTAVAGKEGEAVRMKAVLDFKTLKNKQVLVKVGISPVSYENASANIKAEIPNWDFNAVVKEATSKWNKELNKIQIKADDKTTKVFYTAMYHTMFAPSIFNDVNGDYRGTDKKVYEKANFTNYTTFSLWDTYRALHPLYTITHPDKINDIVKSFLAIYEQQGRLPVWHLMGNETNTMNGNHSIAVIVDAYMKGYRDYDVALAYEAIKKTAMQTREGMDYVQKLEYIPADKLLESVGNALEYAIDDYCIALMAKSLGKTDDYNYFTKRANLYKLYFDKETTFMRGKLTDGNWRTPFNPLSSAHRKDDYVEGNAWQYTWLVPQDPYGLIELFGSEDKFLAKLDSLFLITDKVEGEEISPDISGLIGQYAQGNEPNHHIPYLYAYAGQPWKTAKLIREIDDKFYSTKPDGLCGNEDLGQMSAWYVFSSMGFYSVNPANGIYVLGSPLVNTATIHHKEGISFTLKAIDNSKTNIYIQKAEYNGKPYTKSYITHDMIVKGGELKLYMGSKPSTTFGVKKEDRPL from the coding sequence ATGTTTAAAAAATATAACAAAATAGCTTTTAGCGGTATTATCGCTTTAAATCTATTTTTTGCCAATCCTGCGATTTCACAGGAAAAGAAAGCAAAACAAAGCAGTATAGATTACACTAAATATGTAGATCCATTAATAGGATCTGCAGGTCACGGACATGTATTTGTGGGAGCTAATGTTCCTTTTGGGGCAGTACAATTAGGACCAGTAAATGTTTTTGAAGGTTGGGATTGGTGCAGTGGATACAATTATGCAAGTAATACCATATTAGGATTCACACATACCCATTTAAGCGGAACAGGAATTGGAGATTTAAACGATATTCTTTTGTTACCAGTTTCAGGAAAAGTACCGCTTACCAAAGGAACAAAAGAAGATATGGTAACCGGTTATGGATCTTATTTCTCTCATAAAAATGAAGTAAGCAAAGCTGGATATTACAGTGTTTTATTGGATAAATATAAAATTAAAGCAGAGTTAACAGCAAGTGAAAGAGTAGGTTTTCATAAATATACATTTAATACCACTACAGATAATCACGTTTTATTAGACCTTGCCGATGGTGTGGGATGGGATAAACCAGTAAAAACATTTATAAAAAAGATAAACGAAACAACCCTTGTAGGATATAGATATTCTACAGGTTGGGCTGCTGATCAACGTATATTTTTTACCATTGAATTCTCTGAGCCAATTACTAATATGGCATTGTACGACAACACAACTGCTGTTGCAGGAAAAGAAGGAGAAGCGGTAAGAATGAAAGCTGTTTTAGATTTTAAGACTTTAAAAAACAAGCAAGTTTTAGTAAAAGTCGGAATTTCTCCAGTAAGTTATGAAAACGCTTCTGCGAATATTAAAGCGGAGATTCCAAATTGGGATTTTAATGCAGTAGTAAAAGAAGCGACTTCAAAATGGAACAAGGAATTAAATAAGATACAGATAAAAGCAGATGATAAAACAACGAAAGTTTTTTATACAGCAATGTATCATACCATGTTTGCACCATCAATTTTTAATGATGTAAATGGAGATTATAGAGGGACAGACAAAAAAGTATACGAAAAAGCAAATTTCACTAATTACACTACGTTCTCACTTTGGGATACGTATCGTGCTTTGCATCCTTTATATACAATTACGCATCCAGATAAAATTAATGATATCGTTAAATCATTTTTGGCTATCTATGAGCAACAAGGAAGATTACCCGTTTGGCATTTGATGGGGAATGAAACCAATACAATGAACGGGAATCACTCGATTGCAGTTATTGTTGATGCTTATATGAAAGGATATAGAGACTATGATGTGGCATTGGCTTATGAAGCCATCAAAAAAACAGCGATGCAAACGCGTGAGGGAATGGATTATGTTCAAAAACTAGAATATATTCCTGCGGATAAATTACTGGAATCAGTAGGGAATGCTTTAGAATATGCTATTGATGATTATTGTATAGCACTAATGGCAAAGTCATTGGGTAAAACAGATGATTATAACTATTTCACTAAAAGAGCCAATTTGTACAAGCTTTATTTCGATAAAGAAACTACATTTATGAGAGGGAAATTAACGGATGGAAATTGGAGAACACCATTTAATCCGCTTTCATCAGCACATCGCAAAGACGATTATGTAGAAGGAAATGCATGGCAATACACATGGTTAGTTCCACAAGATCCTTATGGTTTAATAGAATTATTCGGTAGCGAAGATAAATTTTTAGCTAAGTTAGATTCGCTTTTCCTGATAACAGACAAAGTAGAAGGCGAAGAAATATCACCAGATATTAGTGGATTAATTGGACAATATGCACAAGGAAATGAGCCAAATCATCATATTCCATATTTGTATGCATACGCAGGGCAACCATGGAAAACGGCTAAGCTAATCCGTGAAATTGATGATAAATTCTACTCAACAAAACCAGACGGATTATGCGGAAATGAGGACTTAGGGCAAATGTCGGCTTGGTATGTATTTTCATCAATGGGTTTTTATTCTGTTAATCCAGCAAATGGAATTTATGTTTTAGGAAGTCCGTTAGTAAACACAGCAACAATTCATCACAAAGAAGGGATTTCATTTACATTAAAAGCAATAGATAATAGCAAAACTAACATCTATATCCAAAAAGCAGAGTACAACGGAAAACCATATACAAAATCATACATCACGCATGATATGATAGTAAAAGGAGGAGAATTAAAACTGTATATGGGAAGTAAACCATCGACGACTTTTGGAGTGAAAAAAGAAGATAGGCCGCTTTAA
- a CDS encoding glycoside hydrolase family 2 protein has protein sequence MECKKSFYWLVGICLANFSFAVRAQNIDIKKGWEYRETKTEKWYPATVPGEIHTDLLNNKLIPDPFYRDNEKKLEWIEKKDWEYKTTFQVTSATFNKKHTELVFDGLDTYASVYLNNQLVLKADNMFRQWKVDVKKIIKPGNNDLVIVFKSAQNVVDSLAKKDLPFVIPDNPRAYVRKAQYHFGWDWGPKFTTCGIVKTPRLEAYDKKTPEKPYVLNRKIELVQQPDSLGKSFYFKIDGKPVYMKGANYIPSDAFLSRVTKKEYEKVVGMAKDANMNMLRIWGGGVYEDDYFYDLCDKYGINVWQDFMFAGTMVPGDDAFFDNVKKEVQYQVKRLRHHPSIVLWCGNNEADEAFKNWGWQKSMNMSKQDSTRLWKDYVRLFQDSIPKWVKEVDNKRPYISSSPLFHWSKEKSITEGDSHYWGTWWGLEDVEAVQKKTGRFVSEYGMQAMPNYSSIERFTLPEDRYLYSDILQAHQKAGKGFMKLDSYLNRYFIDSTKIKKMNVEDYTYLTQCLQYYSLKNIIGIHRSKAPYNMGTLVWQLNDCWPVASWSVTDYYDRQPKAAWYAMKEAYRDDIKPEIDLTRPIDLKLEDPQITWKVQGNKLILKASKFAKYVNVSIKGYTGKWSDNYIDLKAGEERTITFEGKIVKPEVKVYSLYDVLKRY, from the coding sequence ATGGAATGTAAAAAAAGCTTTTATTGGTTAGTCGGCATTTGTCTTGCAAATTTTTCATTTGCAGTTCGTGCTCAAAATATTGATATAAAAAAAGGCTGGGAATACCGTGAAACAAAAACTGAAAAATGGTATCCAGCAACAGTTCCTGGAGAGATACATACCGATTTGTTAAACAACAAATTAATACCAGACCCATTTTATCGGGACAATGAGAAAAAACTAGAATGGATAGAAAAGAAAGATTGGGAGTATAAAACGACTTTTCAGGTGACTTCAGCAACTTTTAATAAAAAACATACCGAACTGGTTTTTGACGGATTAGATACTTATGCCTCTGTTTATTTGAATAATCAATTGGTTTTAAAGGCAGATAATATGTTTCGCCAATGGAAAGTTGATGTAAAAAAGATAATTAAACCAGGAAATAATGATTTGGTAATCGTATTTAAATCAGCACAAAATGTAGTCGATTCACTTGCAAAAAAAGATTTACCATTTGTAATTCCAGATAACCCTCGTGCCTATGTGCGTAAAGCGCAATATCATTTTGGATGGGATTGGGGACCTAAATTTACTACTTGCGGAATAGTGAAAACTCCACGCTTGGAAGCGTATGATAAAAAAACGCCTGAGAAACCGTATGTACTCAATCGAAAGATAGAGTTGGTACAACAACCAGATAGTTTAGGAAAATCATTTTACTTTAAAATAGATGGGAAGCCAGTGTACATGAAAGGAGCTAATTATATTCCTTCGGATGCATTTCTTTCTAGAGTGACCAAAAAGGAATATGAGAAAGTAGTTGGTATGGCAAAGGATGCCAATATGAATATGCTTCGTATTTGGGGAGGAGGAGTTTATGAAGATGATTATTTTTATGACTTATGTGATAAATACGGAATTAATGTTTGGCAAGATTTCATGTTTGCAGGGACAATGGTACCAGGAGACGACGCTTTTTTCGACAATGTAAAGAAAGAAGTTCAGTATCAGGTAAAACGCTTGCGTCATCATCCGAGTATTGTATTATGGTGCGGAAATAACGAAGCCGACGAAGCATTCAAAAACTGGGGATGGCAAAAAAGTATGAATATGTCCAAACAAGATTCGACACGATTATGGAAAGATTACGTTCGTTTGTTTCAGGATAGTATCCCAAAATGGGTAAAAGAAGTCGATAATAAAAGACCATATATTAGTTCATCACCATTATTTCATTGGTCAAAAGAAAAAAGCATAACTGAAGGAGATAGCCATTATTGGGGAACTTGGTGGGGATTAGAAGATGTAGAAGCAGTACAGAAAAAAACAGGACGTTTTGTGAGTGAATACGGAATGCAGGCGATGCCAAATTATTCGTCAATCGAAAGATTTACGTTGCCAGAAGACCGATATTTATATTCCGATATTTTGCAAGCGCATCAAAAAGCTGGAAAAGGATTCATGAAATTAGATTCTTATTTAAATCGTTATTTTATAGATTCGACCAAAATAAAGAAAATGAATGTCGAAGATTATACATACCTCACACAATGTTTGCAATATTATTCGCTGAAGAACATTATCGGAATTCACCGTTCTAAAGCACCTTATAATATGGGAACATTGGTTTGGCAGCTTAACGATTGTTGGCCTGTTGCAAGTTGGAGTGTAACTGATTATTACGACCGTCAGCCAAAAGCAGCTTGGTACGCCATGAAAGAAGCCTATCGTGATGATATTAAACCTGAAATTGATTTAACACGTCCGATAGATTTAAAGTTAGAAGATCCACAAATCACATGGAAAGTACAAGGAAATAAACTGATTTTAAAAGCTTCAAAATTTGCAAAATATGTAAATGTTTCCATAAAAGGATACACAGGCAAATGGAGTGATAATTATATCGACTTAAAAGCAGGAGAAGAAAGAACAATTACATTCGAAGGAAAAATAGTAAAACCAGAGGTTAAGGTTTATTCTCTTTATGATGTTCTTAAAAGGTACTAA